The proteins below come from a single Afipia felis ATCC 53690 genomic window:
- the lysA gene encoding diaminopimelate decarboxylase produces MHHFHYRDGVLHAEDVDVSRLAETVGTPFYCYSTATLERHYRVFTEAFAGLDTLVCYAMKANSNQSVLRTLARLGAGADVVSGGELMRARAAGIPAEKIVFSGVGKTEAELRQALAENILCINVESEPELELLSRIAHETGTTARISLRLNPDIGAGGHAKISTGKSENKFGIPLEGARAVYARAAKLPGIRVTGVDMHIGSQITDLGPMEAAFTLLVDFVRTLRSDGHVIDHIDFGGGLGIPYESDLPVPPAPDAYAEVVKRVTRGLDCTLMFEPGRMIVGNAGILVSRVIYVKHGEARNFVIIDAAMNDLIRPTLYEAHHEILPVRETSLQAEGIVADVVGPVCETGDYLALGRHLPALKAGDLVAVMSSGAYGAVQAGTYNTRGLVPEVLVKGDQYAVVRPRIDPAQLIALDRTAPWL; encoded by the coding sequence ATGCATCATTTCCATTATCGTGACGGCGTTCTTCATGCCGAGGACGTCGATGTAAGCCGTCTGGCGGAAACCGTCGGCACGCCGTTCTATTGCTATTCGACCGCGACGCTGGAGCGCCACTATCGCGTCTTCACCGAGGCCTTCGCAGGTCTCGACACGCTCGTGTGCTACGCGATGAAGGCGAACTCCAACCAGTCGGTACTGCGCACGCTCGCACGGCTCGGTGCGGGCGCCGATGTGGTCTCGGGCGGCGAACTGATGCGCGCCCGCGCGGCGGGGATTCCGGCGGAGAAGATCGTGTTCTCCGGCGTCGGCAAAACCGAGGCCGAACTGCGTCAGGCGCTCGCCGAGAACATCCTCTGCATCAACGTCGAGTCCGAGCCCGAACTCGAACTGCTCTCGCGCATCGCGCACGAGACCGGCACCACCGCGCGCATCTCGCTCCGTCTCAATCCGGACATCGGCGCGGGCGGCCACGCCAAGATTTCCACCGGCAAATCCGAAAACAAGTTCGGTATCCCGCTGGAGGGTGCGCGCGCCGTCTATGCGCGTGCGGCGAAACTGCCGGGCATCCGTGTCACCGGCGTCGATATGCATATCGGCAGCCAGATCACCGATCTCGGCCCGATGGAGGCGGCGTTCACGTTGCTGGTCGATTTCGTCCGCACGCTCCGCTCTGACGGTCACGTGATCGATCATATCGATTTCGGTGGCGGGCTTGGCATTCCCTACGAGAGCGATCTGCCGGTGCCGCCGGCGCCGGATGCCTATGCGGAAGTTGTCAAGCGCGTCACCAGGGGCCTCGACTGCACGCTGATGTTCGAGCCCGGACGCATGATCGTCGGCAACGCCGGAATTCTCGTTAGCCGCGTGATCTATGTGAAGCATGGCGAGGCACGCAATTTCGTCATCATCGACGCTGCGATGAACGATTTGATCCGGCCGACGCTCTACGAGGCGCATCACGAGATTCTTCCCGTGCGTGAAACGTCACTGCAGGCCGAAGGTATCGTCGCCGATGTGGTCGGCCCGGTGTGCGAAACTGGCGATTATCTCGCGCTTGGCCGCCATCTGCCCGCGCTCAAAGCGGGCGATCTCGTGGCGGTGATGTCCTCGGGCGCGTATGGCGCGGTGCAGGCAGGCACCTACAACACCCGTGGGCTGGTGCCGGAGGTGCTGGTCAAGGGCGATCAGTATGCCGTGGTGCGCCCGCGCATCGATCCCGCGCAATTGATCGCGCTGGACCGGACCGCGCCTTGGCTCTGA
- a CDS encoding zinc-ribbon domain-containing protein — protein sequence MQIICPHCTTFYDVDSSKFSAAGRNVRCARCGETWLVKPESASAMAGPDSFEGVDAGWGLAAETPVREDETPHVQSPSIAADWNDEYASHEEADVEEEPRVSRKPEWLQSLLRPLQPMLQAPILTTVTSRLPVVAHARMPKVSLSFISTAMAAVCLGLVIWRADIVRLMPQTGTFFKMAGLGVNLRGLEFDNLRLSSETVNGKPVLVIEGAMKNITRKPVELPRLRFIVRDQNGADIYAWNSVLEQPVLKASERLAFKSRLASPPAEGREIAVRFFQRRDIAAGAS from the coding sequence ATGCAGATCATCTGTCCTCATTGTACGACATTCTACGACGTGGACTCGTCGAAATTCAGCGCCGCCGGCCGCAATGTGCGCTGCGCGCGCTGCGGCGAAACCTGGCTCGTGAAGCCCGAATCCGCTTCCGCGATGGCCGGGCCCGACAGTTTCGAGGGGGTTGATGCAGGCTGGGGACTCGCGGCGGAAACGCCTGTCCGCGAAGACGAAACGCCTCACGTGCAAAGCCCTTCCATCGCCGCCGACTGGAACGACGAATATGCCTCTCACGAGGAGGCCGATGTCGAGGAAGAGCCTCGCGTCTCCCGCAAGCCCGAATGGCTGCAAAGCCTGCTGCGCCCGTTGCAACCCATGCTGCAGGCTCCGATCCTGACCACGGTCACCTCCCGCCTCCCGGTCGTGGCGCACGCGCGGATGCCGAAGGTCAGCCTGTCTTTCATCAGCACGGCGATGGCTGCCGTCTGTCTCGGCCTCGTCATCTGGCGTGCCGATATCGTGCGGCTGATGCCGCAGACCGGCACGTTCTTCAAGATGGCGGGACTGGGCGTCAACCTGCGCGGGCTCGAATTCGACAACCTCCGGCTCTCCTCGGAGACGGTCAACGGCAAGCCCGTGCTGGTGATCGAAGGTGCGATGAAGAACATTACCCGCAAACCCGTCGAACTGCCGCGCCTGCGCTTCATCGTGCGCGATCAGAACGGCGCCGACATTTATGCGTGGAATTCCGTGCTGGAGCAGCCGGTGCTAAAGGCCAGCGAGAGGTTGGCGTTCAAATCCCGTCTTGCATCACCGCCAGCCGAGGGCCGTGAAATCGCCGTCCGGTTCTTCCAGCGTCGGGACATCGCGGCCGGGGCAAGCTGA
- a CDS encoding response regulator, translating into MAKILITDDEESMRLLVARAIAMDGHDITTAQDGAEALDIIVRADGTFDLLLTDIKMPVMDGIALALAVARDYPKLTILLMTGFADQRERASGLEAIVHDVVTKPFAIADIRTAVADALASRPAQ; encoded by the coding sequence ATGGCAAAAATCCTAATTACCGACGACGAGGAGTCCATGCGGCTCCTCGTGGCGCGGGCCATCGCAATGGACGGTCACGACATCACCACCGCGCAGGACGGCGCCGAGGCGCTCGATATCATCGTCCGCGCCGATGGCACATTCGATTTGCTGCTGACCGATATCAAGATGCCAGTGATGGACGGCATCGCGCTCGCACTTGCGGTTGCACGCGACTATCCCAAGCTGACGATCCTGCTCATGACCGGCTTCGCCGACCAACGCGAACGCGCCTCCGGCCTTGAGGCTATCGTGCATGATGTGGTGACGAAGCCGTTTGCGATTGCCGACATTCGCACGGCCGTGGCCGACGCGCTCGCCTCACGGCCGGCTCAATAA
- a CDS encoding lysophospholipid acyltransferase family protein, producing MSMTRFSLFARSLIYNVVFYLNTILWCAIGLPTYVMPRWGIIWIAKTWARTSAWLLTLICNVKVEYRGVENIPEGPLLVASKHQSAWETFALMPFFDQPLFILKRELTRIPFFGWYLVKAQMIGLDRKSGGRALLQMMKSARDQVRRGRQLIIFPEGTRRPVGAPPDYKVGVSQIYVSCGVTCLPVALNSGLFWPRRTFLRYPGTLVVEFLKPIPAGLSRDEFTAQISSVIEDASNRLIKEGREEQERLMGFSAP from the coding sequence ATGAGCATGACGAGGTTTTCGCTGTTCGCGCGGTCGCTGATCTACAATGTCGTGTTTTATCTCAACACGATCCTCTGGTGTGCGATCGGCCTGCCGACTTACGTGATGCCGCGCTGGGGCATCATCTGGATCGCCAAGACCTGGGCACGCACCAGTGCGTGGCTGCTCACGCTGATCTGCAACGTGAAGGTGGAGTATCGCGGCGTCGAGAATATCCCGGAAGGACCTCTCCTCGTGGCGTCCAAGCATCAGTCCGCGTGGGAAACCTTCGCGCTGATGCCGTTCTTCGATCAGCCCTTGTTCATTCTCAAGCGCGAACTGACGCGGATACCCTTCTTTGGCTGGTATCTCGTCAAGGCGCAGATGATCGGCCTCGACCGCAAATCGGGCGGGCGCGCTCTTCTCCAGATGATGAAGAGCGCGCGCGATCAGGTCAGGCGCGGGCGGCAACTCATCATTTTTCCGGAAGGCACGCGCCGACCGGTCGGCGCGCCGCCGGATTACAAGGTCGGCGTCAGCCAGATTTATGTCAGTTGCGGCGTCACTTGCCTGCCGGTAGCGCTCAATTCCGGCCTGTTCTGGCCGCGACGGACCTTCCTGCGCTATCCCGGTACGCTGGTGGTGGAATTTTTGAAGCCTATTCCAGCAGGTCTTTCGCGCGACGAATTCACCGCGCAGATCTCGTCCGTGATTGAGGACGCGAGCAACCGACTGATCAAAGAGGGGCGGGAAGAGCAGGAGCGGCTGATGGGATTCTCCGCGCCGTAG
- a CDS encoding cell division protein FtsX: MADARYQTEDDGPSRNLSPIVPRGSMSGRALIAVVAIMTFLASITTGAVLLVRASAAQWQSDIASEITIQLRATSGRDIERDVKAVTDAVRRESGIVDARAFTKEESAKLLEPWLGTGFSIDDLPVPRIIVARVAPGAVLDIAGMQRRLAAIAPSVTVDDHRAWIERMRSMSSAIVLAGTGVLALVILATVISVSFATRGAMAANRPIVEVLHFVGAQDRFIANRFFRHFLRLGLEGGVIGGIAAILVFGFSESIASWFSGTPAGDQFAALLGTFALPASGYLVLAVQALLIAAVTAWASRRTLFATLDEID; encoded by the coding sequence ATGGCTGACGCGCGCTACCAGACCGAAGACGATGGTCCGTCGCGCAACTTGTCGCCGATCGTGCCGCGCGGCTCGATGTCCGGCCGCGCGCTGATCGCGGTCGTTGCGATCATGACGTTCCTTGCCTCCATCACCACCGGCGCAGTGCTTCTGGTGCGGGCCTCCGCCGCGCAGTGGCAATCGGATATCGCAAGCGAAATCACGATCCAGTTGCGCGCGACGTCGGGACGCGACATCGAGCGCGACGTCAAGGCGGTGACAGATGCCGTGCGCAGGGAAAGCGGCATCGTCGATGCGCGGGCCTTCACCAAGGAAGAATCCGCCAAACTGCTCGAACCGTGGCTCGGCACCGGGTTCTCCATCGACGATCTGCCGGTGCCACGTATCATCGTGGCGCGGGTGGCGCCGGGTGCCGTGCTCGACATCGCCGGCATGCAGCGGCGTCTCGCCGCGATCGCACCGTCGGTGACGGTGGACGACCATCGAGCCTGGATCGAGCGGATGCGCTCGATGAGCAGCGCGATCGTGCTGGCGGGCACGGGCGTGCTGGCCCTCGTCATTCTGGCCACCGTGATTTCGGTCTCGTTCGCGACGCGCGGCGCGATGGCGGCTAACAGGCCGATCGTCGAGGTGCTGCATTTCGTCGGGGCGCAGGACCGCTTCATCGCCAATCGTTTCTTTCGCCATTTTCTGCGGCTGGGGCTCGAAGGCGGCGTGATCGGCGGGATCGCCGCGATTCTGGTGTTCGGATTTTCGGAATCGATTGCAAGCTGGTTTTCCGGCACGCCTGCGGGCGATCAGTTCGCGGCGCTGCTCGGTACGTTCGCGCTTCCGGCATCCGGTTATCTCGTGCTTGCGGTGCAGGCGCTGCTGATCGCGGCGGTGACAGCATGGGCTTCGCGCCGGACGCTGTTCGCGACGCTCGACGAGATCGATTGA
- a CDS encoding YdcF family protein, translating into MTSRPDHSKMSEAEARARAGGWPVMRFLVSFAVIFLAGFAWFASQLRSEEKKPDRHADGIVVLTGGASRVADGLDLLSRGYGKRLLISGVHPANGTADILRAQPEREALLKCCVDLDRSAVNTRSNATETRRWVKERGFHSLIVVTSNYHMPRATVELTHAMPDIDLIFYPVVSEAWRDEPWWNSSAGVRLVALEYVKYLVAQVRVRLAAFGIAFPDWEDQPGKSGAISKPSASAG; encoded by the coding sequence ATGACCAGCAGGCCGGATCATTCGAAAATGAGCGAAGCCGAGGCGCGGGCGCGCGCCGGCGGCTGGCCGGTGATGCGGTTTCTGGTGTCGTTCGCCGTGATTTTTCTCGCCGGCTTCGCTTGGTTTGCCTCGCAACTGCGCTCTGAGGAAAAGAAGCCCGACCGTCACGCCGATGGAATCGTGGTGCTGACCGGCGGTGCCTCGCGCGTTGCGGACGGACTCGATCTGTTGTCGAGGGGTTACGGCAAACGGCTTCTGATTTCTGGCGTGCATCCGGCCAACGGCACGGCCGACATCCTGCGGGCGCAGCCGGAGAGAGAGGCGCTGCTGAAATGCTGTGTCGATCTCGACCGTTCCGCCGTCAACACCCGCAGCAACGCCACCGAGACCCGACGCTGGGTCAAGGAGCGCGGATTTCATTCGCTGATCGTGGTGACCTCGAACTACCACATGCCGCGCGCGACGGTGGAACTGACGCACGCGATGCCGGATATCGATCTTATCTTCTATCCTGTGGTCAGCGAGGCGTGGCGTGACGAGCCATGGTGGAACAGCTCCGCCGGGGTGCGGCTGGTGGCGCTTGAATATGTGAAGTATCTCGTCGCGCAGGTTCGCGTGCGCCTTGCGGCATTCGGAATCGCTTTCCCCGATTGGGAGGACCAGCCCGGCAAAAGCGGCGCGATCTCCAAGCCGTCGGCATCGGCCGGTTGA
- a CDS encoding TIGR02302 family protein: MSGQSPDSPRTPPSEEDVLLQTIARAVQRAQLAIAWERLWPSLARMLTVAGLFLAASWAGVWMVVPFAVRVASVAVFAIAGIAALVPLLRFRWPSREEALRRLDLDSGIAHRPATALTDTLNTDDPVALALWSAQRARMRVSLDRIRARLPSPDLPRHDPWALRAAAILLVIATFIAAGDERTARFIQAFDWNGVFSGTPARVDAWIDPPAYTNRPPVVISGAQKTASNDEAISVPAGSTLIVRASGGSLDVSLSGGVVAAADTEGKPKGTDERRFTIGGDGTARVRSPSSLPQWSFKAIPDHAPTIALAKDPERQAHGGLALAYKLEDDYGVTQAQAQIALRTPDDGTPEKATSPLYDPIEFVLGLPSARTKNGVGQTTKDLSEHPYAGADVTLTLIAKDEAGNEGRSEPFNMRLPQRIFNKPLARALIEQRRLLALDASQKPLVMIALEALLIAPQAFTPESGQYLGLRSVADQLAHANTREALRDTVDSLWALAVAIEDKDVTDVEKALRAAQDALKQALERGASDEEIKKLTQDLRAALSDYLRQLAQQLQKNPQELARPLDRNARVMSEQDLKAMIDRMERLSRSGDKEAAQQLLEQMQQMLENLQMAQPGQGDQDMQQALNELSDLARKQQQLRDRTYSEGQNSRDAENGRNAMGNLQREQQALRDRLQKLLDGMKQKGMMPGQQEGQQPGEDGELSEGNPLGDADNAMGEAGGQLGQGSAGGAVDAQGRAVDALKKGAQNLAQQNQGEGDGQGNRFGQRQSGGQETDPLGRPLKGRDYSDDQSVKIPGEIDVQRVRRILEELRRRLGDSYRPQIELDYIERLLKDY; this comes from the coding sequence GTGAGCGGCCAGTCACCCGATTCCCCGCGGACACCTCCTTCTGAGGAGGACGTGCTGCTTCAGACGATCGCGCGCGCGGTGCAACGCGCGCAGCTTGCGATCGCTTGGGAGCGGCTGTGGCCGTCACTCGCGCGGATGCTGACGGTCGCGGGCTTGTTTCTCGCCGCCTCCTGGGCGGGCGTCTGGATGGTGGTGCCGTTTGCCGTGCGCGTCGCGAGCGTTGCGGTCTTCGCCATTGCCGGTATTGCCGCGCTGGTGCCGCTGCTTCGTTTCCGCTGGCCGAGCCGCGAAGAGGCGCTGCGCCGTCTCGACCTCGATTCCGGCATTGCTCATCGGCCCGCCACGGCGCTGACCGACACGCTGAACACGGACGACCCGGTTGCACTTGCATTATGGAGTGCGCAGCGGGCGCGCATGCGTGTATCGCTCGATCGTATCCGTGCACGCCTGCCGTCGCCGGATTTGCCGCGCCATGACCCTTGGGCATTGCGTGCGGCGGCGATCTTGTTGGTGATCGCAACCTTCATCGCGGCCGGTGACGAGCGGACGGCCCGCTTTATTCAGGCTTTCGACTGGAACGGGGTGTTTTCCGGCACGCCGGCGCGCGTCGATGCCTGGATTGATCCGCCGGCCTATACCAACCGTCCGCCGGTCGTGATTTCGGGTGCGCAGAAGACAGCTTCCAATGACGAGGCGATCTCGGTTCCGGCGGGCAGCACGCTGATCGTGCGCGCGAGCGGTGGCTCGCTCGATGTCAGCCTTAGCGGCGGCGTTGTCGCAGCTGCGGACACCGAGGGCAAGCCAAAGGGCACTGACGAGCGTCGGTTCACCATCGGCGGTGACGGCACCGCGCGGGTGCGCTCGCCGTCCTCGCTGCCGCAGTGGTCGTTCAAGGCCATCCCCGACCATGCGCCGACGATCGCGCTTGCGAAGGATCCCGAACGACAGGCGCATGGCGGTCTCGCGCTCGCCTACAAGCTCGAGGATGATTACGGCGTGACCCAGGCGCAGGCGCAGATCGCGTTGCGAACGCCGGACGACGGCACGCCGGAGAAGGCAACGTCGCCATTGTACGATCCGATCGAATTCGTCCTCGGTCTGCCGAGTGCGCGGACGAAGAACGGCGTCGGCCAGACCACGAAGGACCTGAGCGAACATCCCTATGCTGGCGCGGATGTCACGTTGACGCTCATCGCCAAGGATGAGGCTGGCAATGAAGGGCGCAGCGAGCCCTTCAACATGCGGCTGCCGCAGCGGATATTCAACAAGCCGCTCGCCCGCGCATTGATTGAGCAGCGCCGGCTGCTTGCCCTCGACGCAAGCCAGAAGCCGCTGGTGATGATCGCGCTGGAGGCGCTCCTGATCGCGCCGCAGGCCTTCACGCCGGAATCGGGACAATATCTCGGCCTGCGTTCGGTTGCTGACCAGCTTGCCCATGCCAACACGCGCGAAGCACTGCGCGACACGGTAGACAGCCTGTGGGCGCTCGCGGTGGCGATCGAGGACAAGGACGTCACTGATGTCGAGAAGGCTCTGCGCGCCGCGCAGGATGCGCTGAAGCAGGCCCTGGAGCGCGGGGCGAGCGATGAGGAAATCAAGAAGCTCACGCAGGATCTGCGGGCGGCGCTGAGCGATTATCTGCGCCAGTTAGCACAGCAACTGCAAAAGAATCCGCAGGAGCTTGCGCGTCCACTCGACCGTAATGCGCGCGTGATGAGCGAGCAGGATCTCAAGGCTATGATCGATCGCATGGAGCGCCTGTCGCGCTCCGGCGACAAGGAGGCGGCGCAGCAACTGCTCGAACAGATGCAGCAGATGCTGGAGAACCTGCAGATGGCGCAGCCAGGGCAGGGTGATCAGGACATGCAGCAGGCGCTCAATGAGTTGAGCGACCTTGCCCGCAAGCAGCAGCAATTGCGCGACAGGACCTATAGCGAAGGCCAGAACTCGCGCGATGCGGAGAATGGCCGTAATGCGATGGGTAATTTGCAGCGCGAGCAGCAGGCTCTGCGCGATCGCTTGCAGAAGCTGCTCGATGGCATGAAGCAGAAGGGCATGATGCCGGGCCAGCAGGAGGGCCAGCAGCCGGGCGAGGATGGCGAACTTAGCGAGGGTAATCCGCTCGGCGACGCGGACAATGCGATGGGCGAGGCGGGAGGCCAACTCGGCCAGGGCAGCGCGGGTGGCGCGGTGGATGCGCAGGGCCGTGCGGTGGACGCGCTGAAGAAGGGCGCTCAGAATCTTGCGCAGCAGAACCAGGGCGAGGGCGATGGGCAGGGCAACCGCTTTGGTCAACGGCAGAGCGGCGGTCAGGAGACGGATCCGCTCGGGCGTCCGCTAAAGGGTCGCGATTACTCTGACGACCAGAGCGTGAAAATTCCCGGCGAGATCGACGTGCAGCGGGTTCGCCGCATTCTGGAAGAACTGCGTCGGCGGCTTGGCGATAGCTATCGGCCGCAAATCGAACTCGATTACATCGAGCGCCTTCTGAAGGATTATTGA
- the ftsE gene encoding cell division ATP-binding protein FtsE codes for MVRFENVGLRYGLGPEVLRDLTFQIPAHSFQFLTGPSGAGKTSLLRMLFLSLRPTRGLVNMFGQDISLLDKNAVARLRQRIGIVLQDFRLLDHMTTYENVALPFRVMGKDESSYRREVIDLLKWVGLGERMDALPPILSGGEKQRAAIARAVIARPHLLLADEPTGNVDPSLARRLLNLFIQLNKTGTAVIIATHDIALMDQYQARRMVLHESRLHIYE; via the coding sequence TTGGTCCGATTCGAAAATGTCGGTTTGCGCTATGGGCTTGGTCCGGAGGTGCTGCGGGATCTGACGTTTCAGATTCCGGCACATTCCTTTCAGTTCCTCACGGGGCCGTCTGGCGCAGGCAAGACTTCGCTGCTGCGGATGTTGTTTCTGTCGCTGCGGCCGACACGCGGCCTCGTCAACATGTTCGGGCAGGATATTTCGCTTCTCGACAAGAATGCGGTCGCGCGGTTGCGCCAGCGCATCGGCATCGTGCTGCAGGACTTTCGCCTGCTCGACCACATGACGACGTATGAAAATGTGGCGCTGCCCTTTCGCGTCATGGGCAAGGACGAATCGAGCTATCGCCGCGAAGTAATCGATCTGTTGAAATGGGTCGGGCTTGGCGAGCGGATGGATGCCCTGCCGCCGATCCTCTCCGGTGGTGAGAAGCAGCGCGCGGCGATTGCGCGTGCCGTGATCGCGCGGCCGCATCTTCTGCTGGCCGACGAGCCGACCGGCAACGTCGATCCGTCGCTGGCGCGGCGGCTGCTCAATTTGTTCATCCAGCTCAACAAGACCGGAACCGCCGTTATCATCGCCACTCACGATATCGCCTTGATGGATCAGTATCAGGCACGCCGCATGGTCCTGCATGAATCCAGGCTGCACATCTATGAGTAG
- the lptM gene encoding LPS translocon maturation chaperone LptM, producing MNRLVSHVSWSKLATLGLILSACALGGCGRKGPLDLPPGAALTPSQTQVEGSDAQTYRSQSSSGSSADEGLFAPTGTQGKQMTAPRGEKKPFILDPILD from the coding sequence GTGAACCGTCTCGTTTCTCACGTTTCCTGGTCGAAACTCGCCACTCTCGGGCTGATTCTGTCTGCCTGCGCGCTTGGCGGTTGCGGCCGCAAAGGCCCGCTCGATCTGCCGCCCGGCGCGGCGCTCACGCCTTCGCAAACTCAGGTCGAAGGCAGCGACGCGCAGACCTATCGCTCGCAATCGTCGTCAGGCTCTTCGGCCGACGAAGGTCTTTTTGCTCCGACCGGGACTCAGGGCAAACAGATGACTGCGCCCCGCGGCGAGAAGAAGCCATTTATTCTCGATCCGATCCTGGATTGA
- a CDS encoding gamma-glutamylcyclotransferase, with amino-acid sequence MAIRPIPEEDLPQGDLWVFGYGSLMWRPGFAYTAEFPARLIGEHRALCVFSHHHRGTAERPGLVLGLDRGGTCQGTVFRVAEVNRKVTLDYLREREQVTGVYREVLRSVWIEGDARERVQALAFVVDRGHPQYAGALTVEQQLHYVAHSRGISGANRDYVISTVKALETRGCRDAQLHRLVTLLQNEVPLQEAE; translated from the coding sequence ATGGCGATAAGACCCATTCCCGAGGAAGATCTGCCCCAGGGCGACCTGTGGGTGTTCGGTTATGGATCGCTGATGTGGCGTCCCGGCTTCGCATACACCGCCGAGTTTCCCGCCCGCCTGATCGGTGAACACCGCGCGCTGTGCGTTTTTTCTCACCATCACCGCGGAACGGCGGAGCGGCCCGGCCTCGTGCTCGGGCTTGATCGCGGCGGCACCTGCCAGGGGACCGTGTTTCGGGTCGCCGAGGTCAACCGCAAGGTCACGCTCGATTATCTGCGCGAGCGTGAGCAGGTTACCGGGGTCTACCGCGAGGTCCTGCGTTCGGTCTGGATCGAGGGCGACGCGCGCGAGCGGGTTCAGGCACTGGCTTTCGTGGTCGATCGCGGCCACCCACAATACGCCGGCGCGCTGACGGTGGAGCAGCAGTTGCACTACGTCGCCCATAGCCGCGGCATTTCGGGCGCGAATCGCGACTACGTGATCTCGACGGTGAAGGCGCTGGAAACCCGCGGCTGCCGCGACGCGCAATTGCACCGTCTGGTGACGCTGCTGCAAAATGAAGTACCGCTGCAAGAGGCGGAATAA
- the argH gene encoding argininosuccinate lyase, with the protein MSNKMWGGRFGESPDAIMEEINVSIDVDQHLYAQDIAASKAHAAMLAAQGIITTNDAKNIAAGLDTILSEIKAGTFTFKRALEDIHMNVESRLGELIGPAAGRLHTARSRNDQVATDFRLYVRDAIDAFDADLASLQRALVKRALEHAGTVMPGFTHLQTAQPVTFGHHLLAYVEMVARDRGRFADARKRLNENPLGAAALAGTSFPIDRRATASALGFERPMANSLDAVSDRDFVLETLSACSIAAVHLSRFAEEIVIWTSPLVGLVHLSDKFTTGSSIMPQKRNPDAAELVRAKTGRIVGSLNALLMVMKGLPLAYQKDMQEDKAGAMEAFAALSLAIRAITGMVLDIEPDEASMKVAAGEGYATATDLADWLVRTLKMPFREAHHVTGRIVAKAAEAGLALHKLPLADMQAVEPAITEDVFGVLSVEASVDSRTSFGGTAPENVREQAKNWLMRLEKEQKSG; encoded by the coding sequence ATGAGCAACAAGATGTGGGGTGGCCGCTTCGGGGAAAGTCCTGATGCGATCATGGAGGAGATCAACGTCTCGATCGACGTCGATCAGCACCTCTATGCTCAGGACATCGCCGCGTCAAAGGCTCACGCTGCCATGCTGGCTGCGCAGGGGATCATCACCACCAACGATGCAAAAAACATCGCGGCGGGTCTAGACACGATTTTGTCAGAGATCAAAGCGGGCACGTTCACCTTCAAGCGCGCGCTCGAAGACATTCATATGAATGTCGAAAGCCGGCTCGGCGAGTTGATCGGGCCTGCGGCGGGACGTCTGCATACCGCGCGCTCGCGCAACGATCAGGTCGCGACCGATTTTCGCCTTTATGTGCGTGACGCTATCGACGCTTTCGACGCCGATCTTGCCTCGCTGCAACGTGCGCTGGTGAAGCGCGCGCTCGAGCATGCCGGAACGGTGATGCCTGGCTTCACGCATCTGCAGACGGCGCAGCCGGTGACGTTCGGTCATCATCTGCTCGCCTATGTCGAGATGGTCGCACGCGATCGCGGTCGCTTTGCCGATGCACGCAAGCGTCTCAACGAAAATCCGCTGGGTGCTGCGGCGCTCGCGGGCACGTCGTTCCCGATCGACAGGCGCGCGACGGCATCGGCACTTGGTTTTGAGCGTCCGATGGCGAATTCGCTCGATGCCGTCTCAGATCGCGACTTTGTGCTGGAGACGTTGTCCGCATGCTCGATTGCGGCGGTGCATCTGTCGCGTTTCGCCGAGGAGATCGTGATCTGGACCTCCCCGCTGGTTGGTCTTGTTCACTTGTCGGACAAGTTCACCACTGGCTCCTCGATCATGCCGCAGAAGCGCAATCCCGACGCTGCTGAACTGGTGCGTGCCAAGACCGGACGCATCGTCGGCTCGCTGAATGCGTTGCTGATGGTGATGAAGGGATTGCCGCTCGCCTATCAGAAGGACATGCAGGAAGACAAGGCAGGAGCGATGGAAGCGTTCGCCGCATTGTCGCTGGCGATCCGCGCCATCACCGGCATGGTGCTCGACATCGAACCCGATGAAGCCAGCATGAAAGTTGCCGCAGGCGAAGGCTATGCGACGGCGACCGATCTTGCCGACTGGTTGGTCCGGACGCTGAAAATGCCGTTCCGCGAGGCGCATCATGTCACCGGCCGGATCGTCGCCAAGGCGGCGGAAGCGGGACTGGCGCTGCACAAGCTGCCGCTGGCGGACATGCAGGCGGTCGAGCCTGCCATCACCGAGGACGTGTTCGGTGTGCTGTCGGTGGAGGCTTCGGTCGACAGCCGGACCAGTTTCGGTGGCACTGCTCCCGAAAACGTCCGCGAACAGGCGAAAAACTGGCTTATGCGGCTGGAAAAAGAGCAAAAATCGGGCTGA